A window of Xylophilus sp. GW821-FHT01B05 contains these coding sequences:
- a CDS encoding ABC transporter substrate-binding protein, with protein sequence MHHRKLSVIAAALLAVGTAASAQTLSIGFADPISSVDPQLNNHAGDRSLALHFWDSLVASRDGGKLEPGLAASWKTLDDKTWEFKLRTDVKWQDGTPFTADDIVFSFQRARSVPGSVASYAGALRTVESTTAKDPSTVIIKTNTPNPMLPLEISSIYIVSKHIGEKSKTEDYNAGRAVVGTGPYKFISYTPGDRTVFERSPSYYGPKPLWEKVNYRFINNGAARTAALLAGDVDVIDKVAVTDVEKLRKTPTVSVYTYPGLRALLLQPSFKPGPNEFITDNAGKPLAQNPLLDVRVREALSVSINRKAIVDRILQGTVTEANQWMPKGSFGYNPDVKDIAYNPEQAKKLLADAGFPQGFQISIHVPGDRYPQAPETVQAVAQFWSRVGVKTKVEVVPWAVYSSRANKNEFAVSVIAWGNGTGEAGYGLLQTLATTDAKRGRGANNWGRYSNEAVDKALDAATVEFDAKRREAIFRHSVKLVTDDVGQIPLFHYQNIWAAKKGLKVVPLLSDRTTALQVTKVAK encoded by the coding sequence ATGCACCATCGCAAGCTTTCCGTCATCGCCGCCGCCCTGCTGGCCGTGGGCACGGCCGCCTCGGCCCAGACCCTGTCGATCGGCTTTGCCGACCCGATCTCGTCGGTAGACCCGCAGCTCAACAACCACGCAGGCGACCGCTCGCTGGCGCTGCACTTCTGGGATTCGCTGGTCGCCTCGCGCGATGGCGGCAAGCTTGAGCCTGGCCTGGCCGCGAGCTGGAAGACGCTGGACGACAAGACCTGGGAATTCAAGCTGCGCACCGACGTCAAGTGGCAGGACGGCACGCCGTTCACCGCGGACGACATCGTGTTTTCGTTCCAGCGCGCGCGTAGCGTGCCGGGCTCGGTGGCCTCTTACGCTGGCGCCCTGCGCACGGTGGAGTCCACCACGGCCAAGGACCCGAGCACGGTCATCATCAAGACCAATACGCCCAACCCGATGCTGCCGCTGGAGATCTCATCGATCTACATCGTGAGCAAGCACATCGGCGAAAAGTCCAAGACCGAGGATTACAACGCCGGCCGCGCCGTGGTGGGCACCGGGCCCTACAAGTTCATCTCCTACACCCCGGGCGACCGCACGGTGTTCGAGCGCAGCCCCAGCTACTACGGCCCCAAGCCGCTGTGGGAGAAGGTCAACTACCGCTTCATCAACAACGGCGCGGCGCGCACGGCGGCGCTGCTGGCGGGCGATGTGGACGTGATCGACAAGGTCGCGGTGACCGATGTAGAGAAGCTGCGCAAGACGCCCACCGTCAGCGTCTACACCTACCCCGGCCTGCGCGCGCTGCTGCTGCAACCCAGCTTCAAGCCCGGGCCCAATGAGTTCATTACCGACAACGCCGGCAAGCCGCTGGCGCAGAACCCGCTGCTGGACGTGCGCGTGCGCGAGGCGCTGTCGGTGTCGATCAACCGCAAGGCCATCGTCGACCGCATCCTGCAGGGCACGGTGACCGAGGCCAACCAGTGGATGCCCAAGGGCAGCTTTGGCTACAACCCGGACGTCAAGGACATCGCCTACAACCCCGAGCAGGCCAAGAAGCTGCTGGCGGATGCGGGCTTTCCGCAGGGCTTCCAGATCAGCATCCACGTGCCGGGCGACCGCTACCCGCAGGCGCCCGAGACGGTGCAGGCCGTGGCCCAGTTCTGGAGCCGCGTGGGCGTGAAGACCAAGGTCGAGGTGGTGCCCTGGGCCGTGTACTCCAGCCGCGCCAACAAGAACGAGTTTGCCGTGAGCGTGATCGCCTGGGGCAACGGCACGGGCGAGGCCGGCTACGGCCTGCTGCAGACCCTGGCCACCACCGACGCCAAGCGTGGACGCGGCGCCAACAACTGGGGCCGCTACAGCAATGAGGCCGTGGACAAGGCGCTGGACGCGGCCACGGTCGAGTTCGACGCCAAGCGCCGCGAGGCCATCTTCCGCCACTCGGTCAAGCTGGTGACCGACGACGTCGGCCAGATCCCGCTGTTCCACTACCAGAACATCTGGGCCGCCAAGAAGGGCCTGAAGGTGGTGCCGCTGCTGAGCGACCGCACCACCGCCTTGCAAGTGACCAAGGTCGCCAAGTAA
- a CDS encoding ABC transporter ATP-binding protein, whose product MSDLPLIDMQGVTKRFGAQPPPGKLGRALRRLGWSKPPVVTHAVDGVDLAVRPGEVVGLVGESGCGKSTLGRIAAGLLEPTEGEVLVNGAPLDSLNAEQRLAARLRVQMVFQDPFASLNPRLRVSRIVGEAARLHGLTDAAGEDDYVAAQLQRAGLDPSLRHRYPHQFSGGQRQRIGIARALAVQPSMLICDEAVAALDVSIQAQILNLFMDLRDQLGLAYLFISHDLGVVEHVCDRVAVMYLGRVVESAPVEELFARPNHPYTQALLAEIPRISTRRTRFSTIRGEIPSPITPPSGCHFHPRCPQAMPRCSTEVPQLRGIAINHISACHLNK is encoded by the coding sequence ATGAGCGATCTACCGCTGATCGACATGCAAGGCGTCACCAAGCGCTTTGGCGCGCAGCCGCCGCCGGGAAAACTGGGCCGGGCGCTGCGGCGCCTGGGCTGGTCCAAGCCGCCCGTGGTCACCCATGCGGTGGATGGCGTGGACCTGGCCGTGCGCCCGGGTGAGGTAGTGGGCCTGGTCGGTGAATCCGGCTGCGGCAAGTCCACGCTGGGCCGCATTGCGGCCGGCTTGCTGGAGCCGACCGAGGGCGAGGTGCTGGTGAACGGCGCGCCGCTCGACAGCCTGAACGCCGAGCAGCGCCTGGCTGCGCGCCTGCGCGTGCAGATGGTGTTCCAGGACCCGTTCGCCAGCCTGAACCCGCGCCTGCGCGTGTCGCGCATCGTGGGCGAGGCGGCGCGCCTGCACGGGCTGACTGACGCTGCGGGTGAAGACGACTACGTTGCCGCCCAGTTGCAGCGCGCCGGCCTGGACCCCAGCCTGCGCCATCGCTACCCGCACCAGTTCAGCGGCGGCCAGCGCCAGCGTATCGGCATTGCGCGGGCGCTGGCGGTGCAGCCTTCCATGCTGATCTGCGACGAGGCCGTGGCGGCGCTGGACGTGTCCATCCAGGCGCAGATCCTCAATCTGTTCATGGACCTGCGCGACCAATTGGGCCTGGCCTATTTGTTCATCAGCCATGACCTGGGTGTGGTCGAACATGTGTGCGACCGCGTGGCCGTGATGTACCTGGGCCGCGTGGTGGAAAGCGCGCCGGTGGAAGAGCTGTTTGCCAGGCCCAACCACCCCTACACGCAGGCGCTGCTGGCAGAGATCCCGCGCATCTCCACGCGCCGCACCCGCTTCAGCACCATTCGCGGCGAGATCCCGAGCCCGATCACGCCGCCCTCGGGCTGCCACTTCCATCCGCGCTGCCCGCAGGCCATGCCGCGCTGCAGTACGGAAGTACCCCAGTTGCGCGGCATCGCCATCAACCACATCAGCGCCTGCCATTTGAATAAATGA
- a CDS encoding M20/M25/M40 family metallo-hydrolase has protein sequence MTASTTDYDRLDAWIDAHFDEEVRFLQELVRVPTDTPPGNNAPHAERTAALLQGFGFEAEKHPVPEADVRAYGMESITNLIVRRRYGEGRTVALNAHGDVVPPGEGWTHAPYGAEIKDGSLYGRATAVSKSDFASFTFAVRALESLGAPLKGGVELHFTYDEEFGGELGPGWLLKQGLTKPDLLIAAGFSYEVVTAHNGCLQMEVTVHGKMAHAAIPDSGVDALQGAVAILNALYAQNAQYKKVQSQVEGINHPYLNVGRIEGGTNTNVVPGKVVFKLDRRMIPEENPAEVEATIRQVIADAAAGVAGISVDIRRLLLARSMRPLPGNQPLVDAIQKHGAQLFGQPIAAMGTPLYTDVRLYAEAGIPGVIYGAGPRTVLESHAKRSDERLLLEDLRRATKVVARTLRDLLA, from the coding sequence ATGACCGCATCCACCACCGACTACGACCGCCTCGACGCCTGGATCGACGCGCACTTTGACGAAGAAGTGCGCTTTCTGCAGGAGCTGGTGCGCGTGCCCACCGACACGCCGCCCGGCAACAACGCGCCGCATGCAGAGCGCACGGCCGCGCTGCTGCAAGGCTTTGGCTTCGAGGCTGAAAAGCATCCCGTGCCCGAGGCCGATGTGCGTGCCTACGGCATGGAATCCATCACCAACCTGATCGTGCGCCGCCGCTATGGCGAGGGCCGCACCGTGGCCCTCAACGCCCACGGCGACGTGGTGCCGCCCGGCGAAGGCTGGACGCATGCGCCCTATGGCGCAGAGATCAAAGACGGCAGCCTCTACGGCCGCGCCACCGCCGTCAGCAAGAGCGACTTCGCCAGCTTCACCTTTGCCGTGCGCGCGCTCGAATCCTTGGGCGCGCCGCTCAAGGGCGGCGTGGAGCTGCACTTCACCTACGACGAAGAGTTTGGCGGCGAGCTGGGCCCGGGCTGGCTGCTGAAGCAGGGCTTGACCAAGCCCGACCTGCTGATCGCCGCCGGCTTCTCTTACGAAGTGGTGACCGCGCACAACGGCTGCCTGCAGATGGAGGTGACGGTGCACGGTAAGATGGCGCATGCCGCCATTCCAGACAGCGGCGTCGATGCGCTGCAGGGCGCGGTCGCGATTCTGAACGCGCTGTATGCGCAGAACGCGCAGTACAAAAAGGTGCAATCGCAGGTCGAAGGTATCAACCACCCCTACCTGAACGTGGGCCGCATCGAAGGCGGCACCAACACCAACGTCGTGCCCGGCAAGGTGGTGTTCAAGCTGGACCGCCGCATGATCCCCGAAGAGAACCCGGCCGAGGTCGAGGCCACGATCCGCCAGGTGATCGCCGATGCCGCAGCCGGCGTAGCCGGCATCAGCGTGGACATCCGCCGCCTGCTGCTGGCGCGCTCCATGCGGCCGCTGCCGGGCAACCAGCCGCTGGTGGACGCGATCCAGAAGCACGGCGCGCAGCTCTTCGGCCAGCCCATCGCGGCCATGGGCACGCCGCTCTACACCGACGTGCGCCTGTACGCCGAGGCCGGTATCCCCGGCGTGATCTACGGCGCCGGCCCGCGCACCGTGCTGGAGTCGCACGCCAAGCGCTCGGACGAGCGCCTGCTGTTGGAAGACCTGCGCCGTGCAACCAAGGTCGTAGCCCGCACGCTACGCGATCTTCTGGCATGA
- a CDS encoding ABC transporter ATP-binding protein, with the protein MSTHDITLEVRDLQTRFHTRAGVLPVVNGVSFTLGRGKVLGLVGESGSGKSVTGFSIMGLVDPPGRVEGGQVLFKGQDLVQLTPGERRALRGNRIAMIFQDPMATLNPVLRVDTQMMEAVHAHRKVSNAVARQQAADALALMGIPSPEDRLRAYPHQLSGGMRQRVAIAIAMLHGPDLIIADEPTTALDVTIQAQILSEMQKLVQQSGTSLIWISHDLSVVAGLADEIAVMYAGRIVEHGSVDQVLDHPQHPYTQGLIGSLPSANRRGARLRQIPGMAPNLLQMPAGCAFAPRCARASAVCNTLPDMSRPRADAPSHLVRCFHPGAAPVAEAAA; encoded by the coding sequence ATGAGTACGCACGACATCACGCTGGAAGTGCGCGATCTGCAGACCCGCTTCCACACCCGCGCCGGCGTGCTGCCGGTGGTCAATGGCGTGTCCTTCACGCTGGGGCGCGGCAAGGTGCTGGGGCTGGTGGGCGAGTCGGGCTCGGGCAAATCGGTTACCGGCTTTTCCATCATGGGCCTGGTCGATCCGCCGGGGCGGGTCGAGGGCGGGCAGGTGCTGTTCAAGGGGCAGGACCTGGTGCAGCTCACACCAGGCGAACGGCGCGCGCTGCGCGGCAACCGCATCGCCATGATCTTCCAGGACCCGATGGCCACGCTCAACCCGGTGCTGCGCGTCGACACGCAAATGATGGAAGCCGTGCACGCCCACCGCAAGGTGTCCAACGCCGTGGCCCGCCAGCAGGCGGCCGATGCCCTGGCGCTGATGGGCATCCCCAGCCCCGAAGACCGGCTGCGCGCCTACCCGCACCAGTTGTCGGGCGGTATGCGCCAGCGCGTGGCCATTGCGATTGCCATGCTGCACGGGCCGGACCTGATCATTGCCGACGAGCCCACCACCGCGCTGGACGTGACCATCCAGGCGCAGATCCTGTCGGAGATGCAGAAGCTGGTGCAGCAGAGCGGCACCTCGCTGATCTGGATCAGCCACGACCTGTCGGTGGTGGCCGGCCTGGCTGACGAGATCGCCGTGATGTACGCCGGCCGCATCGTCGAGCACGGCAGCGTGGACCAGGTGCTGGACCACCCGCAGCACCCCTACACCCAAGGCCTGATCGGCAGCCTGCCCAGCGCCAACCGGCGCGGCGCACGGCTGCGGCAGATTCCCGGCATGGCGCCCAACCTGCTGCAGATGCCTGCGGGCTGCGCCTTTGCGCCGCGCTGCGCGCGTGCCAGCGCTGTCTGCAATACCCTGCCCGACATGAGCCGCCCGCGTGCAGACGCGCCCTCGCATTTGGTGCGCTGCTTTCATCCCGGCGCAGCGCCTGTTGCGGAGGCCGCAGCATGA
- a CDS encoding peroxidase-related enzyme (This protein belongs to a clade of uncharacterized proteins related to peroxidases such as the alkylhydroperoxidase AhpD.) yields MSSSISTADLVDTLVPLPATSAVHAVRHQRDKVVAATQGSYDSIFDPALGGPSLAERLLAAHEIARLAGSALLQAHYRERLLALPALTAPQQAALAGQAATGDARLQAILAFTRTLTERPVDGDQAALLKLPAAGLATPEVIALAQLIAFVAYQLRVVAGLQALVAAGDGASAAPAVADAPTEPFVHPANLPKPGEPVRVNGYTSETLGWKAWLPVVKLEEATPAQMAVLETSHPKAKTSDYYRVLVHQPRILEERSIVFNAIMYAPGGLSRAERELASAVVSRVNGCVYCASVHAQRFEQLAKRNDVIYQVFTEPQGAGTNARERAIVQLSIDLTLRPEQFGAAQLQAVRAAGLSDLEVLDLFHAVAIFAWANRLMLNLGEPVYGASS; encoded by the coding sequence ATGTCCTCATCCATCTCCACGGCCGACCTGGTCGACACCCTGGTGCCGCTGCCCGCCACCAGCGCCGTGCATGCCGTGCGCCACCAGCGCGACAAGGTCGTGGCCGCCACGCAGGGCAGCTACGACAGCATCTTTGATCCGGCGCTAGGCGGCCCTTCGCTGGCCGAGCGCTTGCTGGCCGCCCATGAGATCGCGCGCCTGGCCGGCAGCGCGCTGCTGCAAGCGCACTACCGCGAGCGCCTGCTGGCGCTGCCTGCGCTCACCGCGCCGCAACAGGCCGCGCTGGCGGGCCAGGCTGCCACCGGCGATGCGCGCCTGCAAGCCATCCTCGCCTTCACCCGCACCCTGACCGAGCGCCCGGTGGATGGCGACCAGGCCGCGCTGCTCAAGCTGCCCGCCGCCGGCCTGGCCACGCCCGAGGTGATTGCGCTGGCGCAACTGATCGCCTTCGTCGCCTACCAACTGCGCGTGGTGGCCGGCCTGCAGGCCCTGGTGGCGGCAGGCGATGGCGCATCGGCCGCGCCGGCCGTGGCTGATGCACCGACCGAGCCTTTCGTGCACCCGGCCAATCTGCCCAAGCCCGGCGAGCCGGTGCGCGTCAACGGCTACACCAGCGAAACCCTGGGCTGGAAGGCCTGGCTGCCGGTGGTGAAACTGGAAGAGGCCACACCCGCCCAGATGGCGGTGCTGGAAACCAGCCACCCCAAGGCCAAGACCTCGGACTACTACCGCGTGCTGGTGCACCAGCCGCGCATCCTCGAAGAGCGCTCGATCGTCTTCAACGCCATCATGTACGCGCCCGGCGGCCTGTCGCGCGCCGAGCGCGAACTGGCCAGCGCCGTGGTCTCGCGCGTCAATGGCTGCGTCTACTGCGCCTCGGTCCACGCCCAGCGCTTCGAGCAGCTCGCCAAGCGCAACGACGTGATCTATCAAGTGTTCACCGAGCCACAGGGCGCAGGCACCAACGCCCGCGAGCGCGCCATCGTGCAGTTGTCGATAGACCTCACCCTGCGGCCCGAGCAGTTTGGCGCCGCGCAACTGCAAGCCGTGCGCGCGGCTGGCCTGTCGGACCTGGAAGTGCTGGACCTGTTCCACGCCGTGGCCATCTTCGCCTGGGCCAACCGGCTGATGCTGAACCTGGGTGAGCCGGTGTACGGTGCGAGCTCTTAG
- the arfB gene encoding alternative ribosome rescue aminoacyl-tRNA hydrolase ArfB has product MASSSPTWPIPEDEIEVTAIRAQGAGGQNVNKVSSAIHLRFDVAASSMPEELKERLRALPDRRITAAGVVIIKAQRHRTQEQNRADALERLQALVDEAALVQIVRKPTKPTRASVRRRVEAKVRRSETKALRGRPGHD; this is encoded by the coding sequence ATGGCCTCTTCCTCGCCCACCTGGCCCATCCCCGAAGACGAAATCGAGGTCACGGCCATACGCGCCCAGGGCGCGGGTGGGCAAAACGTCAACAAGGTCTCCAGCGCCATCCATTTGCGCTTTGACGTTGCGGCATCGTCCATGCCAGAGGAACTGAAAGAGCGCCTGCGCGCCCTGCCCGACCGACGCATCACCGCTGCCGGCGTGGTCATCATCAAGGCGCAGCGCCACCGCACGCAGGAGCAGAACCGCGCCGATGCACTGGAGCGCTTGCAGGCGCTGGTCGACGAGGCCGCGCTGGTGCAGATCGTGCGCAAACCGACCAAGCCCACGCGCGCATCAGTGCGCCGCCGCGTGGAAGCCAAGGTGCGGCGGTCCGAGACCAAGGCCTTGCGCGGCCGGCCGGGCCACGACTAA
- the uraD gene encoding 2-oxo-4-hydroxy-4-carboxy-5-ureidoimidazoline decarboxylase, which yields MALTLDQLNAATPVDAAKLLDGLYEHSPWIVEQTVAAAAPFASLAHFKHALARTVAAAPAEAQLGLIRAHPELAGKAMVAQALTAESTHEQSKAGLTQCTPEEFARIQQLNADYNARFGFPFILAVRGPRGAGLGRQQIIDTFARRLQNHPDFERAEALRNIHRIAEIRLGDKFGVAPLLGDTVWDWQEELAQYSDPGFAEQGQLTVTYLTEAHRACARRIAQQMRDCGFDEVSIDAVGNVVGRYHGSDPAAKALLTGSHYDTVRNGGKYDGRLGIYVPLACVQELHRQGKRLPFAIELVGFAEEEGQRYKATFLGSGALIGDFKPAWLDQQDADGISMRAAMQAAGLPGTLESIAALQRDAARYLGFVEVHIEQGPVLNELDLPLGIVTSINGSVRCVCEVIGTASHAGTTPMARRRDAAAAVAELALYLEQRAAQDGDSVGTIGILQVPNGSINVVPGRCRFTLDMRAPNDVQRDALVADVRTALADICARRGVHYTLEETERAAAAPSAPAWQQRWEQAVAALGLPLYRMPSGAGHDAMKLHKRLPQAMLFVRGENSGISHNPLESTTSADMDLAVHAFQNLLAQLAADTPT from the coding sequence ATGGCACTCACCCTGGACCAACTCAACGCCGCCACGCCGGTCGATGCCGCAAAGTTGCTAGACGGCCTGTACGAGCATTCACCCTGGATCGTCGAACAGACCGTGGCCGCTGCCGCGCCCTTTGCATCGCTGGCGCACTTCAAACATGCGCTGGCGCGCACCGTGGCCGCTGCGCCCGCTGAAGCGCAGTTGGGCCTGATCCGCGCCCACCCGGAGCTGGCCGGCAAGGCCATGGTGGCGCAGGCGCTCACGGCGGAATCGACCCACGAGCAGAGCAAGGCCGGCCTCACCCAATGCACGCCAGAAGAGTTCGCGCGCATCCAACAGCTCAATGCCGACTACAACGCGCGCTTTGGCTTCCCCTTCATCCTGGCGGTGCGCGGGCCGCGCGGCGCGGGCCTGGGCCGGCAGCAGATCATCGATACCTTTGCACGCCGGCTGCAGAACCACCCGGACTTCGAGCGCGCCGAGGCGCTGCGCAACATCCACCGCATTGCCGAGATCCGGCTGGGCGACAAGTTTGGCGTGGCGCCGCTGCTGGGCGACACGGTGTGGGACTGGCAGGAAGAACTGGCCCAGTACAGCGACCCCGGCTTTGCCGAGCAAGGCCAGCTCACCGTCACCTACCTGACCGAGGCGCACCGCGCCTGCGCCCGCCGCATCGCGCAGCAGATGCGCGACTGCGGCTTCGATGAGGTCAGCATCGATGCAGTGGGCAACGTGGTCGGCCGCTACCACGGCAGCGATCCTGCGGCCAAGGCATTGCTTACCGGCTCGCACTACGACACCGTGCGCAACGGCGGCAAGTACGACGGCCGCCTTGGCATCTACGTGCCCCTGGCCTGCGTGCAAGAGTTGCACCGCCAAGGCAAGCGCCTGCCCTTCGCCATTGAGCTTGTGGGTTTTGCGGAAGAAGAAGGCCAGCGCTACAAGGCCACCTTCCTGGGTTCTGGCGCGCTCATTGGCGACTTCAAGCCCGCCTGGCTGGACCAGCAGGATGCCGACGGCATCAGCATGCGCGCCGCCATGCAGGCCGCCGGCCTGCCCGGCACGCTGGAATCCATCGCGGCGCTGCAGCGCGACGCTGCCCGCTACCTGGGCTTTGTGGAAGTGCATATCGAACAAGGCCCGGTGCTCAACGAACTGGACCTGCCGCTGGGCATCGTCACCTCCATCAACGGCAGCGTGCGCTGCGTGTGCGAGGTGATTGGCACGGCCAGCCACGCCGGCACCACGCCCATGGCACGGCGCCGCGACGCCGCCGCCGCCGTGGCCGAGCTGGCCCTGTACCTGGAGCAGCGCGCCGCGCAAGACGGTGACTCGGTTGGCACCATCGGCATCCTGCAAGTGCCCAATGGCTCGATCAATGTGGTGCCCGGGCGCTGCCGCTTCACGCTGGACATGCGCGCCCCCAACGACGTGCAGCGCGACGCGCTGGTGGCCGACGTGCGCACGGCCCTGGCCGACATCTGCGCGCGCCGCGGCGTGCACTACACGCTGGAGGAAACCGAGCGCGCCGCAGCCGCGCCCAGTGCGCCCGCCTGGCAGCAACGCTGGGAGCAGGCCGTGGCCGCGCTGGGCCTGCCGCTCTACCGCATGCCCAGCGGCGCCGGCCACGACGCGATGAAGCTGCACAAGCGGCTGCCGCAGGCCATGCTGTTTGTGCGCGGCGAGAACTCCGGCATCAGCCACAACCCGCTGGAAAGCACCACCAGCGCCGACATGGACCTGGCCGTCCATGCCTTCCAGAACCTGCTGGCCCAACTGGCCGCCGACACCCCTACCTGA
- a CDS encoding acyl-CoA thioesterase/bile acid-CoA:amino acid N-acyltransferase family protein, translating into MLSITPEDALIDVPRHITVSGLTSGEEITIGTRTVRGPGVVWRSAASFRADAQGRVDLQCDAPLAGSYAGVDAMGLIWSQAPEQAGAPREVFAAEPAAALTTEVTVQRAGATAWQGPLVQRLAAAGVTRREVREEGLVGTLFLPSGPGPHPAVLVLNGSGGGINEPRAALYASHGYAALALGYFKAPGRSDYISDTHLEYFETALAWMHRTLRPLHGFVALSGQSRGGELVLLLGSLFPEQVSAVIGYVPGAVVHSAQNACNPATGREGPAWIFRGQPLPHLWENNRTATWAPWDEGPQPRRHANALLTALQDPDAVERARIRVENIRGPVLLLSATDDGSWPSSLYSRMVTERLAQFQHPHAVEHLDFEGAGHSIVFPYVPTTQLVYAHPVSKRLSTTGGAPAANAHADESSWQGVLRFLELAAQAAPGLEA; encoded by the coding sequence ATGCTGAGCATCACGCCTGAAGACGCACTGATCGATGTGCCACGGCACATCACCGTGAGCGGTTTGACGTCGGGTGAAGAGATCACGATCGGCACCCGCACTGTGCGCGGCCCGGGCGTGGTCTGGCGCTCGGCCGCCAGCTTCCGCGCCGACGCGCAGGGCAGGGTGGATCTGCAGTGCGACGCGCCGCTCGCGGGCAGCTATGCCGGCGTAGACGCGATGGGCCTGATCTGGTCGCAAGCGCCCGAGCAGGCCGGTGCGCCACGCGAGGTGTTTGCCGCCGAACCGGCGGCGGCGCTGACCACCGAGGTAACCGTGCAGCGCGCAGGCGCTACGGCTTGGCAGGGGCCACTGGTGCAGCGCCTGGCGGCCGCCGGCGTGACCCGGCGCGAGGTGCGCGAAGAGGGCTTGGTGGGCACGCTGTTCCTGCCCTCGGGCCCCGGCCCGCACCCGGCGGTGCTGGTGCTCAACGGCTCGGGCGGCGGCATCAACGAGCCGCGCGCCGCGCTCTATGCCTCGCACGGCTACGCCGCGCTGGCACTGGGCTACTTCAAGGCGCCGGGGCGCTCGGACTACATCTCTGACACCCACCTTGAATACTTCGAAACCGCGCTGGCCTGGATGCACCGCACGCTGCGGCCGCTGCATGGCTTCGTCGCCCTGAGCGGCCAATCGCGCGGCGGTGAGCTGGTGCTGCTGCTGGGCTCGCTGTTTCCTGAGCAGGTCTCTGCCGTCATCGGCTATGTGCCCGGCGCCGTGGTGCACAGCGCGCAAAACGCCTGCAACCCCGCTACCGGTCGTGAAGGCCCGGCCTGGATCTTTCGCGGCCAGCCCTTGCCGCATCTGTGGGAAAACAACCGTACCGCCACCTGGGCGCCCTGGGACGAAGGCCCGCAGCCACGCCGCCATGCCAACGCACTGCTCACCGCGCTGCAAGACCCGGACGCGGTCGAGCGCGCGCGCATCCGCGTGGAGAACATCCGCGGCCCGGTGCTGCTGCTGTCGGCCACCGACGATGGCTCCTGGCCCTCCAGCCTGTACAGCCGCATGGTCACTGAGCGGCTGGCGCAGTTCCAGCACCCGCACGCGGTGGAGCACCTGGACTTTGAAGGCGCGGGGCATTCCATCGTCTTCCCCTATGTGCCGACCACGCAGCTGGTCTACGCGCATCCGGTGTCCAAACGCCTCAGCACCACGGGCGGCGCACCCGCTGCCAATGCCCATGCGGACGAATCATCCTGGCAGGGCGTGCTACGTTTTCTAGAGCTAGCGGCCCAGGCTGCACCTGGGCTAGAGGCCTAA